The following proteins are co-located in the Symphalangus syndactylus isolate Jambi chromosome 21, NHGRI_mSymSyn1-v2.1_pri, whole genome shotgun sequence genome:
- the CDHR5 gene encoding cadherin-related family member 5 isoform X4 has protein sequence MGSWALLWPPLLLTGLLGRPPGTMAQAQYCSVSKTIFEVEENTNVTKPLVDIHVPEGQEVTLGPLSTPFAFRIQGNQLFLNVTPDYEENSLLEAQLLCQSGGTLVTQLRVFVSVLDVNDNAPIFPFTTKEIRVEEDTKVNSTVIPETQLQAEDLDKGDTLFYTLQEVTAGASDYFSLVSVNHPALRLDQRLDFYERPNMAFRLLARDTPEENVEPSHTATATLVLSVVPADLRPPWFLPCTFSDGYVCIQAQYHGAVPTGHTLPSPLVLRPGPIYAEDGDRGINQPIIYSIFSGNVNGIFVIHPDSGNLTMARSVPSPMTLRLLVKGQQADLARYSVTQVTVEAVAAAGSPPRFPQSLYRGTVVLGAGAGVVVKDAAAPSQPLRIQAQDLEFSDLNSAITYRITNHSHFRMEGEVVLTTTTLAQAGAFYAEVEANNTVTSGTATTVIEIQVSEQEPPSTGEPPSTDVPPSPEAGGTTRPWTSTTSEAPRPSAPSQGTSTTSSGGGTGPHPPSGTTLRPPTSSTPGGPLGAENITSQQPATPGGGTAQTPEPGTSQPLPPGVGTSTSQQPATPSGGTAQTPEPGTSQPLPLSRSTPSSGGGPLEDRRFSVVDMAALGGVLGALLLLALLGLAVLVHKHYGPRLKCCSGKASEPEPEGFDNQTFLPDHKDNWAPVPSPTHDPKPAEAPMPAEPAPPGPASPGGAPEPPAAARAGGSPTAVRSILTKERRPEGGYKAVWFGEDIGAEADVVVLNAPTLDVDGASDSGSGDEGEGAGRGGGPHDAPGGDDSYI, from the exons ATGGGGTCTTGggccctgctgtggcctccccTGCTGCTCACCGGGCTGCTCGGCCGACCCCCAGGGACCATGGCCCAGGCCCAGT ACTGCTCTGTGAGCAAGACCATCTTTGAAGTAGAGGAGAACACGAATGTCACCAAGCCACTGGTGGACATCCACGTCCCGGAGGGCCAGGAGGTGACCCTCGGACCCTTGTCCACCCCCTTCGCATTTCGGATCCAGGGAAACCAGCTGTTTCTCAACGTGACTCCTGATTACGAG GAGAACTCACTGCTTGAGGCTCAGCTGCTGTGTCAGAGCGGAGGCACACTG GTGACCCAGCTGAGAGTGTTCGTGTCAGTGCTGGACGTCAATGACAACGCCCCCATATTCCCCTTTACGACCAAGGAGATAAGGGTGGAGGAG gaCACTAAAGTGAACTCCACCGTCATCCCTGAGACGCAGCTGCAGGCCGAGGACCTAGACAAGGGCGACACTCTGTTCTACACCCTCCAGGAAGTGACAGCA GGTGCCAGTGACTACTTCTCCCTGGTGAGTGTAAACCATCCCGCCCTGAGGCTGGACCAGCGCCTGGACTTCTACGAGCGGCCGAACATGGCCTTCCGGCTGCTGGCGAGG GACACTCCGGAGGAGAATGTGGAGCCCAGCCACACTGCCACCGCCACGCTGGTGCTGAGCGTGGTGCCTGCCGACCTGCGGCCCCCCTGGTTCCTACCCTGCACCTTCTCAGATGGCTACGTCTGCATCCAAGCTCAGTACCACGGGGCTGTCCCCACGGGGCACACACTG CCATCCCCCCTCGTCCTGCGTCCCGGACCCATCTACGCTGAGGACGGAGACCGCGGCATCAACCAGCCCATCATCTACAGCATCTTTAGTG GAAACGTGAATGGTATCTTCGTCATCCACCCAGACTCGGGCAACCTCACCATGGCCAGGAGTGTCCCCAGCCCCATGACCCTACGTCTGCTGGTGAAG GGCCAACAGGCTGACCTTGCCCGCTACTCAGTGACCCAGGTCACCGTGGAGGCTGTGGCTGCAGCTGGGAGCCCGCCCCGCTTCCCCCAGAGCCTGTACCGTGGTACCGTGGTGCTTGGCGCTGGAGCGGGCGTTGTGGTCAAGGATGCAGCTGCCCCCTCTCAGCCTCTGAGGATCCAGGCTCAGGACCTGGAGTTCTCG GACCTCAACTCGGCCATCACGTATCGAATTACCAACCACTCACACTTCCGGATGGAGGGAGAGGTTGTGCTGACCACCACCACACTGGCACAGGCGGGAGCCTTCTACGCAGAG GTTGAGGCCAACAACACGGTGACCTCTGGCACCGCAACCACAGTCATTGAGATACAAGTTTCCGAACAGGAGCCCCCCTCCACAGGTGAACCCCCCTCCACAG ATGTCCCCCCATCCCCAGAGGCTGGAGGAACAACCAGGCCCTGGACCAGCACCACTTCCGAGGCCCCCAGACCCTCTGCGCCCTCCCAGGGAACCTCCACGACCAGCTCTGGGGGAGGCACAGGCCCTCATCCACCCTCTGGCACAACTCTGAGGCCACCAACCTCATCCACACCCGGGGGGCCCCTGGGTGCAGAAAACATCACCTCCCAGCAACCAGCCACTCCCGGTGGGGGTACAGCACAGACCCCAGAGCCAGGAACCTCTCAGCCGCTGCCCCCCGGTGTGGGAACCAGCACCTCCCAGCAACCAGCCACTCCCAGTGGGGGCACAGCACAGACCCCAGAGCCAGGAACCTCTCAGCCGCTGCCCCTCAGCAGGAGCACCCCATCTTCAG GTGGCGGCCCCTTGGAGGACAGGCGCTTCTCAGTGGTGGACATGGCGGCCCTGGGCGGGGTGCTGGGTgcgctgctgctgctggctctcCTTGGCCTTGCCGTCCTTGTCCACAAGCACTATGGTCCCCGGCTCAAGTGCTGCTCTGGCAAAGCTTCG GAGCCCGAGCCCGAAGGCTTTGACAACCAGACGTTCCTCCCTGACCACAAGGACAACTGGGCGCCCGTCCCCAGCCCCACGCATGACCCCAAGCCCGCGGAGGCACCGATGCCCGCAGAGCCTGCGCCCCCCGGCCCTGCCTCCCCAGGCGGTGCCCCTGAGCCCCCCGCAGCGGCCCGAGCCGGCGGAAGCCCCACGGCGGTGAGGTCCATCCTGACCAAGGAGCGGCGGCCGGAGGGCGGGTACAAGGCCGTCTGGTTTGGCGAGGACATCGGGGCGGAGGCAGACGTGGTCGTTCTCAACGCGCCCACCCTGGACGTGGATGGCGCCAGTGACTCCGGCAGCGGCGACGAGGGCGAGGGCgcggggaggggtgggggtcCCCACGATGCGCCCGGTGGCGATGACTCCTACATCTAA
- the CDHR5 gene encoding cadherin-related family member 5 isoform X6, with protein MGSWALLWPPLLLTGLLGRPPGTMAQAQYCSVSKTIFEVEENTNVTKPLVDIHVPEGQEVTLGPLSTPFAFRIQGNQLFLNVTPDYEENSLLEAQLLCQSGGTLVTQLRVFVSVLDVNDNAPIFPFTTKEIRVEEDTKVNSTVIPETQLQAEDLDKGDTLFYTLQEVTAGASDYFSLVSVNHPALRLDQRLDFYERPNMAFRLLARDTPEENVEPSHTATATLVLSVVPADLRPPWFLPCTFSDGYVCIQAQYHGAVPTGHTLPSPLVLRPGPIYAEDGDRGINQPIIYSIFSGNVNGIFVIHPDSGNLTMARSVPSPMTLRLLVKGQQADLARYSVTQVTVEAVAAAGSPPRFPQSLYRGTVVLGAGAGVVVKDAAAPSQPLRIQAQDLEFSDLNSAITYRITNHSHFRMEGEVVLTTTTLAQAGAFYAEVEANNTVTSGTATTVIEIQVSEQEPPSTGGGPLEDRRFSVVDMAALGGVLGALLLLALLGLAVLVHKHYGPRLKCCSGKASEPEPEGFDNQTFLPDHKDNWAPVPSPTHDPKPAEAPMPAEPAPPGPASPGGAPEPPAAARAGGSPTAVRSILTKERRPEGGYKAVWFGEDIGAEADVVVLNAPTLDVDGASDSGSGDEGEGAGRGGGPHDAPGGDDSYI; from the exons ATGGGGTCTTGggccctgctgtggcctccccTGCTGCTCACCGGGCTGCTCGGCCGACCCCCAGGGACCATGGCCCAGGCCCAGT ACTGCTCTGTGAGCAAGACCATCTTTGAAGTAGAGGAGAACACGAATGTCACCAAGCCACTGGTGGACATCCACGTCCCGGAGGGCCAGGAGGTGACCCTCGGACCCTTGTCCACCCCCTTCGCATTTCGGATCCAGGGAAACCAGCTGTTTCTCAACGTGACTCCTGATTACGAG GAGAACTCACTGCTTGAGGCTCAGCTGCTGTGTCAGAGCGGAGGCACACTG GTGACCCAGCTGAGAGTGTTCGTGTCAGTGCTGGACGTCAATGACAACGCCCCCATATTCCCCTTTACGACCAAGGAGATAAGGGTGGAGGAG gaCACTAAAGTGAACTCCACCGTCATCCCTGAGACGCAGCTGCAGGCCGAGGACCTAGACAAGGGCGACACTCTGTTCTACACCCTCCAGGAAGTGACAGCA GGTGCCAGTGACTACTTCTCCCTGGTGAGTGTAAACCATCCCGCCCTGAGGCTGGACCAGCGCCTGGACTTCTACGAGCGGCCGAACATGGCCTTCCGGCTGCTGGCGAGG GACACTCCGGAGGAGAATGTGGAGCCCAGCCACACTGCCACCGCCACGCTGGTGCTGAGCGTGGTGCCTGCCGACCTGCGGCCCCCCTGGTTCCTACCCTGCACCTTCTCAGATGGCTACGTCTGCATCCAAGCTCAGTACCACGGGGCTGTCCCCACGGGGCACACACTG CCATCCCCCCTCGTCCTGCGTCCCGGACCCATCTACGCTGAGGACGGAGACCGCGGCATCAACCAGCCCATCATCTACAGCATCTTTAGTG GAAACGTGAATGGTATCTTCGTCATCCACCCAGACTCGGGCAACCTCACCATGGCCAGGAGTGTCCCCAGCCCCATGACCCTACGTCTGCTGGTGAAG GGCCAACAGGCTGACCTTGCCCGCTACTCAGTGACCCAGGTCACCGTGGAGGCTGTGGCTGCAGCTGGGAGCCCGCCCCGCTTCCCCCAGAGCCTGTACCGTGGTACCGTGGTGCTTGGCGCTGGAGCGGGCGTTGTGGTCAAGGATGCAGCTGCCCCCTCTCAGCCTCTGAGGATCCAGGCTCAGGACCTGGAGTTCTCG GACCTCAACTCGGCCATCACGTATCGAATTACCAACCACTCACACTTCCGGATGGAGGGAGAGGTTGTGCTGACCACCACCACACTGGCACAGGCGGGAGCCTTCTACGCAGAG GTTGAGGCCAACAACACGGTGACCTCTGGCACCGCAACCACAGTCATTGAGATACAAGTTTCCGAACAGGAGCCCCCCTCCACAG GTGGCGGCCCCTTGGAGGACAGGCGCTTCTCAGTGGTGGACATGGCGGCCCTGGGCGGGGTGCTGGGTgcgctgctgctgctggctctcCTTGGCCTTGCCGTCCTTGTCCACAAGCACTATGGTCCCCGGCTCAAGTGCTGCTCTGGCAAAGCTTCG GAGCCCGAGCCCGAAGGCTTTGACAACCAGACGTTCCTCCCTGACCACAAGGACAACTGGGCGCCCGTCCCCAGCCCCACGCATGACCCCAAGCCCGCGGAGGCACCGATGCCCGCAGAGCCTGCGCCCCCCGGCCCTGCCTCCCCAGGCGGTGCCCCTGAGCCCCCCGCAGCGGCCCGAGCCGGCGGAAGCCCCACGGCGGTGAGGTCCATCCTGACCAAGGAGCGGCGGCCGGAGGGCGGGTACAAGGCCGTCTGGTTTGGCGAGGACATCGGGGCGGAGGCAGACGTGGTCGTTCTCAACGCGCCCACCCTGGACGTGGATGGCGCCAGTGACTCCGGCAGCGGCGACGAGGGCGAGGGCgcggggaggggtgggggtcCCCACGATGCGCCCGGTGGCGATGACTCCTACATCTAA
- the CDHR5 gene encoding cadherin-related family member 5 isoform X1 gives MAVEGCTSRRGRVAVEGCTSLTLGTGGRRGVHLTAGTGGRRGVHLTHVGDGWPSRGAPHGGDGWPSRGAPHSCWGRVAVEGRTSRRGRMAIEGCTSRRGGAVGEADGHTLQVTQLRVFVSVLDVNDNAPIFPFTTKEIRVEEDTKVNSTVIPETQLQAEDLDKGDTLFYTLQEVTAGASDYFSLVSVNHPALRLDQRLDFYERPNMAFRLLARDTPEENVEPSHTATATLVLSVVPADLRPPWFLPCTFSDGYVCIQAQYHGAVPTGHTLPSPLVLRPGPIYAEDGDRGINQPIIYSIFSGNVNGIFVIHPDSGNLTMARSVPSPMTLRLLVKGQQADLARYSVTQVTVEAVAAAGSPPRFPQSLYRGTVVLGAGAGVVVKDAAAPSQPLRIQAQDLEFSDLNSAITYRITNHSHFRMEGEVVLTTTTLAQAGAFYAEVEANNTVTSGTATTVIEIQVSEQEPPSTGEPPSTDVPPSPEAGGTTRPWTSTTSEAPRPSAPSQGTSTTSSGGGTGPHPPSGTTLRPPTSSTPGGPLGAENITSQQPATPGGGTAQTPEPGTSQPLPPGVGTSTSQQPATPSGGTAQTPEPGTSQPLPLSRSTPSSGGGPLEDRRFSVVDMAALGGVLGALLLLALLGLAVLVHKHYGPRLKCCSGKASEPEPEGFDNQTFLPDHKDNWAPVPSPTHDPKPAEAPMPAEPAPPGPASPGGAPEPPAAARAGGSPTAVRSILTKERRPEGGYKAVWFGEDIGAEADVVVLNAPTLDVDGASDSGSGDEGEGAGRGGGPHDAPGGDDSYI, from the exons ATGGCCGTCGAGGGGTGCACCTCACGGCGGGGACGGGTGGCCGTCGAGGGGTGCACCTCACTCACGTTGGGGACGGGTGGCCGTCGAGGGGTGCACCTCACGGCGGGGACGGGTGGCCGTCGAGGGGTGCACCTCACTCACGTTGGGGACGGGTGGCCGTCGAGGGGTGCACCTCACGGCGGGGACGGGTGGCCGTCGAGGGGTGCACCTCACTCATGTTGGGGACGGGTGGCCGTTGAGGGGCGCACCTCACGGCGGGGACGGATGGCCATTGAGGGATGTACCTCACGGCGGGGAGGGGCTGTGGGAGAGGCTGACGGCCACACCCTGCAGGTGACCCAGCTGAGAGTGTTCGTGTCAGTGCTGGACGTCAATGACAACGCCCCCATATTCCCCTTTACGACCAAGGAGATAAGGGTGGAGGAG gaCACTAAAGTGAACTCCACCGTCATCCCTGAGACGCAGCTGCAGGCCGAGGACCTAGACAAGGGCGACACTCTGTTCTACACCCTCCAGGAAGTGACAGCA GGTGCCAGTGACTACTTCTCCCTGGTGAGTGTAAACCATCCCGCCCTGAGGCTGGACCAGCGCCTGGACTTCTACGAGCGGCCGAACATGGCCTTCCGGCTGCTGGCGAGG GACACTCCGGAGGAGAATGTGGAGCCCAGCCACACTGCCACCGCCACGCTGGTGCTGAGCGTGGTGCCTGCCGACCTGCGGCCCCCCTGGTTCCTACCCTGCACCTTCTCAGATGGCTACGTCTGCATCCAAGCTCAGTACCACGGGGCTGTCCCCACGGGGCACACACTG CCATCCCCCCTCGTCCTGCGTCCCGGACCCATCTACGCTGAGGACGGAGACCGCGGCATCAACCAGCCCATCATCTACAGCATCTTTAGTG GAAACGTGAATGGTATCTTCGTCATCCACCCAGACTCGGGCAACCTCACCATGGCCAGGAGTGTCCCCAGCCCCATGACCCTACGTCTGCTGGTGAAG GGCCAACAGGCTGACCTTGCCCGCTACTCAGTGACCCAGGTCACCGTGGAGGCTGTGGCTGCAGCTGGGAGCCCGCCCCGCTTCCCCCAGAGCCTGTACCGTGGTACCGTGGTGCTTGGCGCTGGAGCGGGCGTTGTGGTCAAGGATGCAGCTGCCCCCTCTCAGCCTCTGAGGATCCAGGCTCAGGACCTGGAGTTCTCG GACCTCAACTCGGCCATCACGTATCGAATTACCAACCACTCACACTTCCGGATGGAGGGAGAGGTTGTGCTGACCACCACCACACTGGCACAGGCGGGAGCCTTCTACGCAGAG GTTGAGGCCAACAACACGGTGACCTCTGGCACCGCAACCACAGTCATTGAGATACAAGTTTCCGAACAGGAGCCCCCCTCCACAGGTGAACCCCCCTCCACAG ATGTCCCCCCATCCCCAGAGGCTGGAGGAACAACCAGGCCCTGGACCAGCACCACTTCCGAGGCCCCCAGACCCTCTGCGCCCTCCCAGGGAACCTCCACGACCAGCTCTGGGGGAGGCACAGGCCCTCATCCACCCTCTGGCACAACTCTGAGGCCACCAACCTCATCCACACCCGGGGGGCCCCTGGGTGCAGAAAACATCACCTCCCAGCAACCAGCCACTCCCGGTGGGGGTACAGCACAGACCCCAGAGCCAGGAACCTCTCAGCCGCTGCCCCCCGGTGTGGGAACCAGCACCTCCCAGCAACCAGCCACTCCCAGTGGGGGCACAGCACAGACCCCAGAGCCAGGAACCTCTCAGCCGCTGCCCCTCAGCAGGAGCACCCCATCTTCAG GTGGCGGCCCCTTGGAGGACAGGCGCTTCTCAGTGGTGGACATGGCGGCCCTGGGCGGGGTGCTGGGTgcgctgctgctgctggctctcCTTGGCCTTGCCGTCCTTGTCCACAAGCACTATGGTCCCCGGCTCAAGTGCTGCTCTGGCAAAGCTTCG GAGCCCGAGCCCGAAGGCTTTGACAACCAGACGTTCCTCCCTGACCACAAGGACAACTGGGCGCCCGTCCCCAGCCCCACGCATGACCCCAAGCCCGCGGAGGCACCGATGCCCGCAGAGCCTGCGCCCCCCGGCCCTGCCTCCCCAGGCGGTGCCCCTGAGCCCCCCGCAGCGGCCCGAGCCGGCGGAAGCCCCACGGCGGTGAGGTCCATCCTGACCAAGGAGCGGCGGCCGGAGGGCGGGTACAAGGCCGTCTGGTTTGGCGAGGACATCGGGGCGGAGGCAGACGTGGTCGTTCTCAACGCGCCCACCCTGGACGTGGATGGCGCCAGTGACTCCGGCAGCGGCGACGAGGGCGAGGGCgcggggaggggtgggggtcCCCACGATGCGCCCGGTGGCGATGACTCCTACATCTAA
- the CDHR5 gene encoding cadherin-related family member 5 isoform X3, translating into MAVEGCTSRRGRVAVEGCTSLTLGTGGRRGVHLTAGTGGRRGVHLTHVGDGWPSRGAPHGGDGWPSRGAPHSCWGRVAVEGRTSRRGRMAIEGCTSRRGGAVGEADGHTLQVTQLRVFVSVLDVNDNAPIFPFTTKEIRVEEDTKVNSTVIPETQLQAEDLDKGDTLFYTLQEVTAGASDYFSLVSVNHPALRLDQRLDFYERPNMAFRLLARDTPEENVEPSHTATATLVLSVVPADLRPPWFLPCTFSDGYVCIQAQYHGAVPTGHTLPSPLVLRPGPIYAEDGDRGINQPIIYSIFSGNVNGIFVIHPDSGNLTMARSVPSPMTLRLLVKGQQADLARYSVTQVTVEAVAAAGSPPRFPQSLYRGTVVLGAGAGVVVKDAAAPSQPLRIQAQDLEFSDLNSAITYRITNHSHFRMEGEVVLTTTTLAQAGAFYAEVEANNTVTSGTATTVIEIQVSEQEPPSTGEPPSTEAGGTTRPWTSTTSEAPRPSAPSQGTSTTSSGGGTGPHPPSGTTLRPPTSSTPGGPLGAENITSQQPATPGGGTAQTPEPGTSQPLPPGVGTSTSQQPATPSGGTAQTPEPGTSQPLPLSRSTPSSGGGPLEDRRFSVVDMAALGGVLGALLLLALLGLAVLVHKHYGPRLKCCSGKASEPEPEGFDNQTFLPDHKDNWAPVPSPTHDPKPAEAPMPAEPAPPGPASPGGAPEPPAAARAGGSPTAVRSILTKERRPEGGYKAVWFGEDIGAEADVVVLNAPTLDVDGASDSGSGDEGEGAGRGGGPHDAPGGDDSYI; encoded by the exons ATGGCCGTCGAGGGGTGCACCTCACGGCGGGGACGGGTGGCCGTCGAGGGGTGCACCTCACTCACGTTGGGGACGGGTGGCCGTCGAGGGGTGCACCTCACGGCGGGGACGGGTGGCCGTCGAGGGGTGCACCTCACTCACGTTGGGGACGGGTGGCCGTCGAGGGGTGCACCTCACGGCGGGGACGGGTGGCCGTCGAGGGGTGCACCTCACTCATGTTGGGGACGGGTGGCCGTTGAGGGGCGCACCTCACGGCGGGGACGGATGGCCATTGAGGGATGTACCTCACGGCGGGGAGGGGCTGTGGGAGAGGCTGACGGCCACACCCTGCAGGTGACCCAGCTGAGAGTGTTCGTGTCAGTGCTGGACGTCAATGACAACGCCCCCATATTCCCCTTTACGACCAAGGAGATAAGGGTGGAGGAG gaCACTAAAGTGAACTCCACCGTCATCCCTGAGACGCAGCTGCAGGCCGAGGACCTAGACAAGGGCGACACTCTGTTCTACACCCTCCAGGAAGTGACAGCA GGTGCCAGTGACTACTTCTCCCTGGTGAGTGTAAACCATCCCGCCCTGAGGCTGGACCAGCGCCTGGACTTCTACGAGCGGCCGAACATGGCCTTCCGGCTGCTGGCGAGG GACACTCCGGAGGAGAATGTGGAGCCCAGCCACACTGCCACCGCCACGCTGGTGCTGAGCGTGGTGCCTGCCGACCTGCGGCCCCCCTGGTTCCTACCCTGCACCTTCTCAGATGGCTACGTCTGCATCCAAGCTCAGTACCACGGGGCTGTCCCCACGGGGCACACACTG CCATCCCCCCTCGTCCTGCGTCCCGGACCCATCTACGCTGAGGACGGAGACCGCGGCATCAACCAGCCCATCATCTACAGCATCTTTAGTG GAAACGTGAATGGTATCTTCGTCATCCACCCAGACTCGGGCAACCTCACCATGGCCAGGAGTGTCCCCAGCCCCATGACCCTACGTCTGCTGGTGAAG GGCCAACAGGCTGACCTTGCCCGCTACTCAGTGACCCAGGTCACCGTGGAGGCTGTGGCTGCAGCTGGGAGCCCGCCCCGCTTCCCCCAGAGCCTGTACCGTGGTACCGTGGTGCTTGGCGCTGGAGCGGGCGTTGTGGTCAAGGATGCAGCTGCCCCCTCTCAGCCTCTGAGGATCCAGGCTCAGGACCTGGAGTTCTCG GACCTCAACTCGGCCATCACGTATCGAATTACCAACCACTCACACTTCCGGATGGAGGGAGAGGTTGTGCTGACCACCACCACACTGGCACAGGCGGGAGCCTTCTACGCAGAG GTTGAGGCCAACAACACGGTGACCTCTGGCACCGCAACCACAGTCATTGAGATACAAGTTTCCGAACAGGAGCCCCCCTCCACAGGTGAACCCCCCTCCACAG AGGCTGGAGGAACAACCAGGCCCTGGACCAGCACCACTTCCGAGGCCCCCAGACCCTCTGCGCCCTCCCAGGGAACCTCCACGACCAGCTCTGGGGGAGGCACAGGCCCTCATCCACCCTCTGGCACAACTCTGAGGCCACCAACCTCATCCACACCCGGGGGGCCCCTGGGTGCAGAAAACATCACCTCCCAGCAACCAGCCACTCCCGGTGGGGGTACAGCACAGACCCCAGAGCCAGGAACCTCTCAGCCGCTGCCCCCCGGTGTGGGAACCAGCACCTCCCAGCAACCAGCCACTCCCAGTGGGGGCACAGCACAGACCCCAGAGCCAGGAACCTCTCAGCCGCTGCCCCTCAGCAGGAGCACCCCATCTTCAG GTGGCGGCCCCTTGGAGGACAGGCGCTTCTCAGTGGTGGACATGGCGGCCCTGGGCGGGGTGCTGGGTgcgctgctgctgctggctctcCTTGGCCTTGCCGTCCTTGTCCACAAGCACTATGGTCCCCGGCTCAAGTGCTGCTCTGGCAAAGCTTCG GAGCCCGAGCCCGAAGGCTTTGACAACCAGACGTTCCTCCCTGACCACAAGGACAACTGGGCGCCCGTCCCCAGCCCCACGCATGACCCCAAGCCCGCGGAGGCACCGATGCCCGCAGAGCCTGCGCCCCCCGGCCCTGCCTCCCCAGGCGGTGCCCCTGAGCCCCCCGCAGCGGCCCGAGCCGGCGGAAGCCCCACGGCGGTGAGGTCCATCCTGACCAAGGAGCGGCGGCCGGAGGGCGGGTACAAGGCCGTCTGGTTTGGCGAGGACATCGGGGCGGAGGCAGACGTGGTCGTTCTCAACGCGCCCACCCTGGACGTGGATGGCGCCAGTGACTCCGGCAGCGGCGACGAGGGCGAGGGCgcggggaggggtgggggtcCCCACGATGCGCCCGGTGGCGATGACTCCTACATCTAA